The genomic region AGCGGGACTAAGCGGAAGAGCCCTCGCCGCCTCTCCCAAAATTGGAAGAGGGGAGACAGAGGGCCTCTTTTTTTATTGATAACTATGACGACTTGTCACAAAAAGACGAGTTGTCTTGTCTTTGTGAGTAAAATAATGACGATGCGTCATTTAGTTTCAAGATGATATTAAATTGGAGATCACCATGAGCACGGTTACAGCGGAAAGGCCAAATCGAAATGGCGTCGGCAGTCCCGAAGGCCGGCGGGCGGTGTTGGAAGTCGAATCGGAGCCTCCCGCTCCACCCATCGCGGCCGCGCAGGCCGCGAATCCTCCGGCGTCGCGTCGCTGGTGGATCGTTGTCGCGGCGATGATCGGGGCGGTGCTGGAAGTGCTGGACACCTCCATCACGAATGTCGCCGTGCCGCAGATGATGGGCAATCTGGGGGCGACGCTTTCGGAGATCGGATGGGTCAGCACGGGATATATTATCTCGAACGTCATCGTGCTGCCGATGACGGGGTGGCTTCAGGATCGGTTTGGGCGGCGCAATTACTTCGCGGCGTCGATCGCCGTCTTCACGCTGGCGTCCTTGATGTGCGGCATGGCGCACTCGCTGCCGGCGCTGATCGCCTGGCGCATTGTCCAGGGACTGGGCGGAGGCGGCCTGCTGGCGACCGGGCAGGTGATCATGCTCGCCGCCTTCCCAAAGGAGATGCAGGGCTTCGCGACCGGAATCTTCGGCATGGGCGTCATGGTCGGGCCGTCGCTGGGGCCGATGCTGGGCGGTTATCTGACGGATAACCTTTCGTGGCCGTGGATTTTCTACATCAACCTGCCCTTTGGGATCGCCGCGATGTTCTTGACGCTGATGTTCGTGGCGGATTCTCGGACCGAGGAGCAGAAGCGCCACCGCCCGAGCACGGATTTCTTTGGCGCGGGGCTGCTGGCGGCGGGAATGGGGTCGCTGCAAACGGTTTTGGAGCGCGGGCAGGAGGATGACTGGTTCCAGTCGCCCATGATCCTGTCGCTTTCGATTGTCGCG from Capsulimonas corticalis harbors:
- a CDS encoding DHA2 family efflux MFS transporter permease subunit, whose protein sequence is MSTVTAERPNRNGVGSPEGRRAVLEVESEPPAPPIAAAQAANPPASRRWWIVVAAMIGAVLEVLDTSITNVAVPQMMGNLGATLSEIGWVSTGYIISNVIVLPMTGWLQDRFGRRNYFAASIAVFTLASLMCGMAHSLPALIAWRIVQGLGGGGLLATGQVIMLAAFPKEMQGFATGIFGMGVMVGPSLGPMLGGYLTDNLSWPWIFYINLPFGIAAMFLTLMFVADSRTEEQKRHRPSTDFFGAGLLAAGMGSLQTVLERGQEDDWFQSPMILSLSIVAAVALVSFVLWELYVPHPIVNLRVLKNRSLAAGSAFGIVLGIGLYATLFLLPVFLQNSQGYTAYQTGIILFPSAIMGLFSFMIAGALSQKMDPRKMLAFGALLMMAGSYGLSTLTSLSGAPEVFVPMLVRGASMGFLFIPLTVASLAGLKPEEMGVGSAMINLARQLGGSIGIAALSTTLTRRLVFHQQSVSDHLNASNPAVTDWLAGAQANLISHGVSPALAHGAALGQLARVAAGQAMILSFDDCFLMIGTAFLCALPLVLIFRKSEGGVDMGAVH